One window of the Rosa rugosa chromosome 3, drRosRugo1.1, whole genome shotgun sequence genome contains the following:
- the LOC133736271 gene encoding bZIP transcription factor 29: MGDTEEANSDMMQRLQSSFGTSSSSILKQPLSMDQLNIPQFNTSQIRSRHFAQSFTGDSSKRSGIPPSHPNHIPPLSPYSQIPVARPINQTMGSQNFSPGGPPTHSRSLSQPAFFSLDSLPPLSPSPYRESPSTSMSESVSVDVSMEDRDASSHSLLPPSPFSRGNFSRVGETLPPRKAHRRSNSDIPFGFSTMMQQQSLPPIAPVRGSGGLDLSMSGAENSGMVKPAQLVKKESSWERAGDNNAEGTGERKSEGEVVDDLFSAYMNLDSIDALNSSGTDDKNGNENREDMDSSRASGTKTNCDSSDNEVESSVNESGGMHRPGLNIMTDMREGIKRSAGGDIAPTTRHFRSVSMDSFMGKLQFGDESPKLPPSPGTRPGQLSPSNSIDTNSNAFSLEFGNGEFSGAEMKKIMANEKLAEIAMADPKRAKRILANRQSAARSKERKMRYISELEHKVQTLQTEATTLSAQLTLLQRDSVGLSNQNNELKFRLQAMEQQAQLRDALNEALTSEVQRLKLATTDLNADSRPSKSMINAQRFQLQQQSPQTQFNLHQQQQQQQQQQQQQQQQTPQQLQQNGTTTSKPESNQ, from the exons ATGGGTGACACTGAAGAAGCTAATAGTGATATGATGCAAAGGCTTCAATCTTCCTttggaacatcttcatcatcaattCTGAAACAGCCTTTGTCTATGGACCAACTCAACATACCCCAATTCAACACTTCACAAATTCGCTCACGCCATTTTGCGCAGAGCTTTACTGGGGATAGCAGCAAGAGATCGGGGATACCACCCTCACACCCAAACCACATCCCACCACTTTCGCCTTATTCTCAGATCCCGGTGGCAAGGCCGATTAACCAGACAATGGGTTCACAGAATTTTAGCCCAGGAGGACCACCCACCCATTCGCGATCATTGTCTCAACCAGCCTTCTTTTCCCTTGATTCACTGCCCCCATTAAGCCCATCCCCCTATCGTGAATCCCCATCCACCTCCATGTCTGAGTCAGTGTCTGTGGATGTGTCAATGGAGGATAGGGATGCAAGTTCACATTCCCTGCTGCCCCCATCGCCTTTTTCCAGGGGTAATTTCTCGAGGGTCGGTGAGACTTTGCCCCCTCGTAAAGCTCATAGGAGGTCTAATAGCGATATACCATTTGGGTTTTCTACTATGATGCAACAACAATCTCTACCCCCCATTGCTCCCGTGAGGGGTTCGGGTGGTTTGGACCTGTCAATGTCTGGTGCAGAAAATTCAGGGATGGTTAAGCCAGCTCAGTTGGTTAAAAAGGAATCTAGTTGGGAAAGAGCTGGCGATAACAATGCGGAAGGGACGGGTGAGAGGAAGTCTGAAGGGGAAGTAGTGGATGATTTGTTTTCTGCATATATGAATTTGGATAGCATTGATGCTTTGAACTCTTCGGGGACGGATGACAAGAATGGTAATGAGAATCGTGAGGATATGGACAGTAGTAGAGCAAGTGGGACTAAGACAAATTGTGACAGCAGTGATAATGAAGTGGAAAGCAGTGTTAATGAAAGTGGAGGCATGCATAGACCGGGACTGAATATTATGACTGATATGAGGGAAGGGATTAAAAGGAGTGCGGGGGGAGATATTGCACCGACCACTCGACACTTCAGAAGCGTCTCCATGGACAGTTTTATGGGTAAGCTGCAATTTGGTGATGAGTCACCTAAACTACCGCCTTCACCAGGAACTCGGCCAGGACAACTTTCCCCCAGCAATTCAATTGATACGAATTCAAATGCCTTTAGCTTGGAATTTGGAAACGGTGAGTTCAGTGGggctgaaatgaagaaaattatGGCTAATGAAAAGCTTGCCGAGATTGCAATGGCCGATCCAAAGCGTGCAAAAAG GATATTGGCAAATCGTCAATCAGCTGCCCGTTCCAAAGAACGGAAGATGCGCTACATTTCAGAGTTGGAACACAAGGTTCAGACTCTACAGACAGAAGCCACAACACTGTCTGCACAGCTTACACTATTACAG AGAGATTCTGTTGGTCTCAGTAACCAGAATAATGAGTTGAAGTTTCGCCTTCAAGCTATGGAACAACAGGCTCAACTCAGAGATG CTCTAAATGAAGCCCTAACATCAGAGGTCCAACGTTTGAAGCTTGCTACAACAGATCTGAATGCGGATTCTCGCCCTTCTAAGAGCATGATTAACGCCCAGAGGTTCCAGCTCCAGCAGCAGTCACCGCAGACTCAGTTCAACCTacatcagcagcagcagcagcagcaacaacagcagcagcaacagcagcagcagacACCTCAGCAACTGCAGCAGAATGGCACAACAACCTCAAAGCCTGAGTCAAATCAATAG